The segment GGAAAGAGGGCATCGCCATGCTATTCATCTCTCACGATTTGGCCGTGGTCGAGCGCGTCGCCGATCGAATTGCGGTGATGTACCAGGGAAAGATTGTCGAGGAAGCAAATACTGACCGTCTGATTTCCAGTCCGCAGCATTCCTATACCAAGTCGCTCCTTGCTGCGGTTCCCGAAGCAGATCCGGGCAGAAAACGAAAAAGGAGGAAAGGAGGTTAATCAATATGAGGAGATTGATAAAAAGTGGAAAACTTTTAACCTTAAGCGGAGCAACCCAGATGTGGCTTCTAGTGATTCCTATCGCGCTGATGCCTATCGGTTCCCTGTTTTTTGACCTGGAGGCGGCGCAAGCGCCGAAAGCCAGCGTCGGCAAACCTTACAAAGTGGCCGAGGTCGATATTACGGGGGCGGTTTCCCCAAATGGGTGCTTCCTTACTTATACGGACTGGACTACCGGCGATCTGGCTGTTCACAGCACAGACGCAAAGTTGTACGTGTGTGACCATACCGGAGCCCGGCGTAGCTAAAAGTAGCGCTCAACCCAGCGGCAGTTTCGATCTGTTCCATTGTTTGTAAGGCGGCAACCTTTTAGTGAACACAATATAATGTGGTTAGCCAAACGTGAAATGTCAATATATTGTATATCCTTTTAATCTTTCGACTTTTTACGAGTTCGTCATACATTATTTAGTAAAATAAAAATCTGATCCGTGTGTCCCCAGTTCGATTTTGGGAGGTGCTACTGCTTAAGCCCTGTAATATTAAAATAGTACAGGGCTTTTTGTTTGATTTCAATTTAACTGGTTTTGACTCATATTTACAACTTTTTTATTAGCGTCACAGTGCTTAAAATATTGAGATTGTATGTTGTAAATAATTCCGATTCCAACTCCCGTATACATTCGAAAAATGAAGGGGTAGGGTCAGATATATTAATGTCCTAAAATTTTCCAGAATTTTTTCCAAGGAGCCCGGCATAGTTTTAAAGTTTAGTTTTTCTTAAATCCGGATCGCTGATCTCACAATCATGCTGGTCTTTCTTTTGACGAAGAATTTCATACTCACCTGAATTTTTCTTTTTTATACGAAAATTAAACTTTATATGCCTTTTCCGTACGTTTTGTGAGCGACTCAACTTTTTCTACTTCCCCGGTTAATTCAATGAAACCACAGGTCATGCATATTCGCGAGTTGATGGTCATGTTACCCGGAACCAGCTGCAGAAACTTTGTAGCTTTTGGACGAAAGGATATAGTGCCTGACGATTGAACCGCACCCTCCTCAAAATCATCGGATCCGCATCTGATACATTTATATTCGACTATCATAAAACCTCCATAAAAAATTATTTATTTACATTTCATGTTATCGGTATGAATTTTAAAATATTTATAAAATTGTTAGTTGAATTAAATAATTTCATAGAGGTGTGAGACCACAAACGTGATACGGTAGACCCTTCGACTGAGCTCAGGACATGTGGCAGAAGTGAAACGTGAGACAGTGAAACGGAGAATCTGAAAATTTCAATACTCAAGAAAATCATTGGTTTTGGATTTCTTAACTAGTACTATCCAATATCGTTTTACCGGAAATATCTCCTGACTAAAATCAAAAACTATTTTTTTTGCTATGACAATAAAGATTACCGTAACAAAGAGGGATATTGTTAGGCGTGTAGCTCGACAAGTTGATGAGAAACTTCCCTTAGCAGAAAAAGTTGTATCTGCATTGTTTACGATTTTACGAGAAGTTATGGCCGAAGCTGATCCTGAAGTAAGGATTGAGATTCGTGATTTCGGTGTTTTCGAAGTAAAGACGACAAAAGCAAAGCCCAAAGCACGTAACCCCAAAACCGGTGAGAGTGTTTATGTTCCCCCAAGAAGGAAAACTCATTTCAAACCAGAAAAATTACTTAAAAAGGAGTTAAAAACCTCTCTGAACAATATAGGTGTATTCTGCAACAGCCTGCACGACGGGATGACATAGTTGGAAGTTTTAAACATCAAAGCATGATTCATGAATTATTCAGTTTAATTAATTATTTACATAACATCGTTTTATTTGATGTTGAAAAAACGAAGAGATATGAATAAATTCCAAAAAACAGACCAGGATTATAGGTACAATATTTTAATTGAAAACAAAAAATGAAGGAAAAAGCATAGCATAAAAATTCATTCACTATTTTTAGGCACAATATATTGCAAAATATTATAAAAATTAGAGTGTCTTGCGGTAATTTTCGGAATAATTTCCTTTATATTGTCGTTTAGATGGTTGTAAAAAGTCAAAGATGAACCTCAATAAGGAGGGCTGGAGATGCTACGACAGAAAATGAAACCAATTGTCCTCTTGGCGTGGATATTTCTCTTAAGCTGTACTGATTCTTCCACTGGACCAGCAGGACCTACTGTAGAGTCAAGGGATGGGAAATTCTTTATCGTGGATCGAACCGGAAAAAGTTGGGATGTCACCCACGCTAAGGAAAAGTACAATATGGACCCATTCGCGTTTCAATTTGGCTTAGGGCCTTTTGCCATAACACCACTCCTGAATCCGGAAATGCTTGCCCCAGGCGATCCTGGTTACCCCGAGGTTCCATCTCCTTTTATGGTACTAGGGGTTAGTCTGGCTAATGACCCGCGAGCCTATCCCATTAGAGTTTTATCGTGGCATGAGATTGCCGATGAGGTGTTCGGCGAAACCCATGTTGCGGTAGCATACTGACCGCTCGTCGATTTGGCTGCCGTGTACAGCCGTGAGATAGATGATAAGGTACTAACCCTAAGTGCAAGCGGTTGGACCTTTGATAACACTTTCGTTTTGTTTGACTATGAAACTGAAAGCCTCTGGTATCATTTGCCGGGAGAGGTCGGACTGACTTGCATAAGTGGTCAATACGCCGATCGGAAACTTGCGGAGTTTCCATCGACAAAGACAAGGTGGAATACTTGGAGAGACGCCCATCCGACATCTAAGTTTCTCAAATAAATTGTTCAATTTGAAAAAGCACGAAAGATAGTATAAAAAATGTATAACGGATTAAAACACAAAAGTTAAATGAATCTCGAAGGAGAGCTGAAAGAAAAGCTGATTTGCGTACAAAATATGGAACGGTTATAGCTCAAAAAATAATAAACCAGAAAATATGGCTTGGAATGTCTGCAGAAATGGCACGTAAAAGTGGGGAGAGCCTAATTCAATAAATAAATCAGTGGGAAGTTTTGGATTACACTAACAATGGATATATCAAAATAATTACCTTTATTTTGAAAATGGTATTCTTAATAGTTGGCAGGAATCAAAATAAAATAAATATTTCGGATAAAGTTTTGAATGATATTTGACATTATTGACGGTCACAAAAAGTCTCTTATCTACGAAACGGATACTAGAGATTTATTGTTTTATCTTGCTCTAATTGTATATTCGTTTTTAATGTGAAAATTGATAAAAGAGACTAAATTCACAACAATATATCAATATATATTATATTAAATTAAGTATTTAGTGTCTGAACGAAAACTCGACAACTAGTGTCATTCCGGTAATCTTCCCTGCTAAAAACATGCAGGGACAAGCTTGAGCCGGAATCTAATCATTTCAAGCAGGTAGATTCCCGCTAAAAATATGCGGGAATGACAGAAAGGATGTATTTGTTCAGACACTAATTATTGAATCCATTGATTGGTAATAGGCATGTCGAAGTCTTGTCCGCTAGTCAATGGATTTTTTGTTTCATAATGATGTAAAGGTATTGATAATGAAGTCAGAAAAACAAAGAGCACTAAATCTATTTAATGATTTTTTTAGAGCTGTGATCTGATGAAGGTGAAATAATGGCTGAACATTTGAGATTGATAAACTGAAAGAAGAGTGAAAGAGTTAATTATAAAATAATAAATAATAATGTTGGAAAGTACGTGAAGTGCAAAAAATTATTTAACTTGATCTATTCATAAACCTTATCACTGTTAATCGAGGAAATGATCTTTTTAAGATATTTTATGCTTATCATGCAGGCTTTTTCAAATGTATGGAAATAGATCCCGTCACGTGACGGGATGACATAGTTTGGAGGTTTAAGCATGAAAGCATGATTCATGAATTATTCAGGTTAATTTACTTTCAAATAAAGGACATGATTAATTGGGAATCTTAATATTTTTCCCATCAAACAATTTGATTAAGATCTAAGATTTTCATTGATTTTTAACTTATCAACTAGTATTATGCAGCATCTATGGATAAAAAGAGACAAGATCAAGATAGTATTTTATATGCAGGTTGATAAGTGCATTGTTTACCTTCGGGGTTGATAAATAGATAGCAACTTTTTTCTTGTCAGATTGTTTAAATTAAAATTTTATAAAATAAATTTTCCAAATCTTTTGTTACTATATCGATTAAATAGTACTAACCAAATTAAGTTCTTAATTCCGAAAATGAGATAGCATCTATAAATGCGAATTGGGATTGACGCCACATCTTTACCTATTTGCCCGGCTGGCGCTGGTCGGTATCTTTGTAATTTGATTAGCAATTTGGCAAAGGTTGATGCAAATAATGAATATTTTATCTTTTTAAAGCGAAGAGATTTTTACCATTTTTCAAATCTATCCGGAAATTTTGATCTAATTGGATTACCGAATTTTTCTCGCATTCCCCGTATTGCCTGGGAAATGGGTCGGCCAAAATATTTTTCAAAAAAAATGGGTTTGGATGTTTGGCATTCACCACATTATGTTGCTCCAATCGGATTTGTCAATACTAGGTTGGTTGTCACGATCCATGATTTAACATTCTTCCTTTTCCCGCAATTGTATTCTTTCTCCCGCCGGTTTAGTTTTCAGAAATTCATTAACCAGGCAGTGAACCACGCTGATGCGTTGATCACTGTATCCCAAAGCACACAAAATGACCTGACTTCACTTTTTCCCCAGGCTGAAGCGAAAACAACAACCATCCACTCAGGAATCGAACCGTACCCCAATAATGGCTATAGCATTGAACAGAAATCTCGCACAAAAAACTATTTGACAGACGGTTACCCTTATATTCTTTTTGTAGGTACGTTAGACCGGCGAAAGAATATTCCCTTGCTCATATCTGCGTTTTCAGAACTGGTTCAAAATAAAGGCATTACACACCATCTGGTCATTGTTGGTCAAGCTGGTAACGATTTGAACTGCGTACGAAGAGAAATTCAATCTGCCAGGTTAGAAAACCGCATTCATCTCACTGGATATGTGAACGAAAAAAAATTGCAGTCTTTATACCGGGGAGCTGAATTATTTGTTTGTCCTTCCATGTACGAAGGATTTGGTTTCCCTGTGCTGGAAGCAATGGCTTATGGCGTTCCAACTCTTTGTTCGGATGTTGGTGCAACAGCTGAGATCGCTAGTTGGCCTGGTATGCGTTTCGAGCCCGGGGACAAAAAGCAACTGATAACCAAAATGGCCGGGGTATTGTTTGATGTACGGTTTAGAGAAGATTTGATCCAAAAAGGCTTGGCCAGAGCCGGTGATTTCTCATGGGAAAATACCGCCCGAAAAACAGTTGATTTGTATGAGCAGGTAGGCGTAAAAAGATCCTATAAAACATATGATCGATCTTTCCACGGTTCCAAAAAAACAGGAAAAAATATCCCCGGATCCAGTTATGCATCACCAACGGGTATTCGAGAAGCCATCCTTCAGACCCTCCTGTTTTCAGACTTATTCGATTATCCTTTAACGCTGGAGGAAATCCATCGTGATTTGATAGCATATCCAGCATCTGCAAAAAGCATTCAAAAAGAATTAGAAAGCGAGCTGTTAAAAAAAGAAATTCAATTTTTCGATTGTTATTATTTTCTCAAAGGACGTCAAAATCTCGTTTCACTCCGGCTGCAAAAAAAGGATAAGACAAAAAAGCTTTTACAAAAATACCGTAGAACACTGAGAAGGATCTGCAGTTTTCCTTTTGTGAAAGCGGTAGCTCTGACCGGAACAATAGCTTTCGAAAATGTTAATGGTAACGATGATATCGATCTGGTGCTTATCGTGGATGGACGAAGAACCTGGATTACCTATCTGATGCTGGTCTTGTTTCTAAAAGTGATCGGCAAAAGAAACATAATGTGTATTAATTACCTGGAGGGATATTCTCGACCCACTTTACCAGAACAAAACTTTTTCACAGCTCATCAAATTGCCCACCTGTGTCCAATATCAGGGAACGGAGAATTTGTCCATTATTGGCAGGCCAACAATTGGATCTACGATTTTTTACCCCACGCCGGCTTAACAGGAGTAAATGACGGATTTTTCAATATTCAAAAATCGCGAGTCAGTAAATTTTTAAAAATGATGTTATCCAATCCTTTTTTCGATCGGCTGGAAAATTTTGTTTACCGGAATTACTCGAAACGAATTCGAACAATTACAGCAGAATTACAGAACAGCAGAATCTGGATCGATCGCCAGCGAATTCAACTTTTCACCAATGATCATCAGGAACGAATCATGACAAAATTCAATAAAAGAATATTATCTCACTAAATGCCAGATGTAATCATAGGACAATCTTATTTTCTGCGCTTTGATCCTAAACTATGGGAGGCAAAGCAACCCTACCCCCCGCTTGGTTCGCTCTATGCTGCCAGCTACCTGGAGAAAAAAGGCTATGATGTAGCGTTCTTCGATGCCATGCTGGCAGAATCTGAATCGGATTGGCAAGACGCCTTGAGAAAATATCAACCCAGGTATGCGGTTCTGTTCGAAGACAATTTTAACTATCTCAGCAAAATGTGTCTTTTGCGTATGCGGGAAGCTGCATTTCAAATGTGCAAAATGGCTAAAAATGTCGGATGTGTTGTTATTGTTTGCGGTTCCGATGCTACCGACCACCCGGGTAAATATTTCGCGGCCGGCGCTGATTATGTTTTGCGCGGCGAAGGCGAACTAACACTTGGGGAACTGTTGGACGAATTATCCGGTCGTACCACAACTGGTATCCATCAAATAAAATCTTTGTTTTGGCCGAATGGAAATAGCGGTTTGAACCAGTCAGATCCCAGACCGGTACTAAAAGACCTGGATACTTTGCCGTTTCCTGCCTGGGAAAAGATTGACTTAGATCGATATCGAAAAACCTGGATAAAAAATCATGGCTACTTCTCCATGAACATGGTTACGACACGTGGTTGTCCGTATCATTGTAACTGGTGTGCGAAACCCATTTGGGGCCAGCGATACAATTCCCGATCGCCGCTAAATGTTGTCGAAGAATTGGCCTGGCTAAAAGAAAACTATCATCCGGATCATATTGGGTTTGCTGACGACATTCTGGGACTGAAACCCGGTTGGATCGAGGAGTTTGCCGACCTGGTAGAATCGCATAAAGTTCATACACCTTTTAAAAGTTTAAACCGGGCAGATTTACTACTGAGATCAGATACCATACCATCGCTGAAAAGAGCGGGGTGCCAAACCTGCTGGATCGGGGCTGAGTCCGGCTCGCAAAAAATTCTCGATGCGATGGAAAAGGGAACCACAACAGAGCAGATTCATGAAGCTGCAAAACAGCTTCATGAAATTGGGATTAAAGTTGGATTTTTTCTGCAATTCGGCTATCCCGGTGAAACCTGGCAGGATATCGAGAAAACCATGCAGATGGTGCGAGACTGTAAACCCGACGACATAGGCATCTCGGTGAGTTATCCATTACCAGGAACGAAATTTTATGACCTGGTAAAAGACCAGTTGGGAACCAAACAGAATTGGCAAGATAGCGACGATTTAGCCATGCTTTACCAGGGTCCCTATTCGACTGCTTTCTACCGGAAGCTGCATACTGTCATCCATAAAAATTTCCGCAGACAATTGGCCAGGGAGAATCTGAAAGCTGCATACCATTCTCCGCAAAAATTGAATATGAACTACTTTCGTAAAATTGGCAGAATCGCTTTCAATTCATTAACGCTGCCATTTGATGAATTTGGACTTCAGAGGCTGAAAAAACAATCTGGAATTAGTTGAAATAAATCCTACTGAAATGCATAAAATATACTAAACCATGGTAGAATTAACAAAACAACTAGTTAAAGTGGAAGAAGCCTTTTCACGGCAATCTAACCATTATGATGAGGTTGAAAAAGACAACCTGGTTTTGCAGTGGATGCGTGAGCAAGTTCGAAATCATGCACTATCTTATGTTCAGACTGGTCAACATATTCTTGAGCTGAATGCCGGAACCGGATTAGATGCGGTATTTTTTGCGAATAATGGCTGCCGTGTTCATGCCATTGATATTTCCGAAGGCATGCTTAACCAGTTGCGTAAAAAAGTTGATTTGCTGAAATTGCACCATAGAATAACTGTTCAAAAATGCTCGCTTACCGAGCTGGAAAATATCAACCATAGTCAGTTTGATTTTATATTTTCAAATTTTGGCGGATTAAACTGTGTGCCGGATTTGACTTTAGTTACAAAATCCATTTTGCGCTTACTAAAGCCAGGTGGATTTGTAACTATTGTAATAATGCCAAAATTTTGTCCCTGGGAATTAGCGCTGATTTTTCGTGGAAAATTTAAAACCGCTTTCCGCCGGCTTCGCCAAAATGGTGCGTTAGCGCAAATTGAAGGCGTACAATTTATGGCCTATTACTTTAGCCCTCGACAAGTTATTAGAGCATTTGGACAAGAATTCAAAATAATCAATTTGCAGGGCTTGGCATCTATTAGCCCACCTCCTTACATGGAAAAATTCCCTAAACGATATCCCCGGCTATACCGCACTTTAACCGCATTTGATCAATTATTTAGTCGAATTACACCATTTAACAAATGGGCTGATCACTTCATCTTAACGATGCAATACAATCCGAATTGAAAAGAAATAGTTCTTACTAAAAAGATGGGCCATAAATGAAGTTGCTGTTAAAAAATTTACATATCTACTCTGATGGTAAAGATTTTTTTGCCGATCTCCGTATAGAGAAGAAAATCCTTACTCGCTGCCAGGGAATTGCACAACGCAGGCGAGAATTGGTATTGGATCTTTCCGGATATATGGCGCTTTCTGGTCTGATAAACTCTCATGATCATCTCGAATTAAATCTCTTCCCACGATTAGGTAATCCACCTTACAATAATTTCTATCAGTGGGCACAAGCAATTTATCATCCTGCATCAACACCCGTCAAGGAAATATTGAATCTTTCACTTGTCGATAAACTGTGGTGGGGAGCTTACAAGAATTTGGTGTCTGGGGTCACAACCGTTGTTCATCATAATCCATATTATAGTAAAATTTTCAACAATAAATTTCCGATACGCGTGCTTAGAAAATATGGCTGGTCTCATTCAATAGGGCACGGATCTGAACTCAAAAAGTCTTTCAAAAAAAGCCATGGAAAACCGTTCATTATTCACGCTGGTGAAGGAATCGATGCTCAATCTACTTCTGAAATTAATCAATTAATAAAAATAGGACTTATTAGAGAAAACACTGTTCTTGTGCATGGAACAGCACTAAAACCAAAACAAATTGATAACCTTTCAAAGGCGAAAGCAAGCCTGGTTTGGTGCCCGGCATCGAATATTTATCTTTTTGGCCAAACGGTAGATGTCTCCATATTAAGAGGACAAATTCGTGTGGCTTTGGGAACTGACTCCACGATGAGTGGTTCGGCAACATTATTAGATGAACTTCAATTTGCGCAAACCACTGGTCTTGCAGCGAAGAAAGAACTATTAAAAATGGTTACGTCTATCCCTGCTTCCATTTTCAAAATGACAAATGGATCAGGGTTTTTGGAGGAAGGTTCACCGGCAGATTTAATCCTAGTGAAAGATACTGGAAAGCCACCGGAACAAATATTGCTCAACTTAAAACCAGGAGATATTGAACTGGTCATGGTAAACGGACTGCCGCGACTTGCAAGTGAATCACTTGCCGGTTTACTGGATTTAGGCAACTGTAATGCGCGGATAGGTGGAATTTCTAAATGGATTTATGGCGACGTGGAATCTTTAAGAAACCGTATTCAGGAGCAGGTTGGAGAAGAAATTCTATCCGGAAATCCACTATGGAATTTATTTCAGGAAAGTGAAAGTCAGGTGATAACAACCGAAGAATATTTGGTTCATACCAATTAAATAGGGATCATCATAATAATGCGCACTTATTAGTATAAGTATAAAATTGTCATCCTGAGCGTAGCGAAGGATCTCTGAAATGTCATAAACCCAATAAAATCAAGAGATTCTTCACTTCGTTCAGAATGACATTTCGCTAGATATGAATTGATATTAAGATATGGCGAAACATCTTGAATTCTTAAGCAAAAAATAAAATCCAATGAATGATGCCCTAAGTAAAGTCCAATCCACTTATTTGACATCAGCTTCTGCTGTGACTTATCTTTCAAAGCCGCAAAGATTTAAGAAATTTGAAGAACTTTATCTTTCTGTCAGGGAAAGCGAGGAACGATTATATCCTGATGAAATAGTAAAGCGGTTGCCATTTATTAATCCTCGCCATTCATTAAATGGTGAATGGAAAATACGAGCAACTAGCGCAAAGAATTTCATTGGTTATTTGAAACAGAAATCGAAGTCTTTGACAATTCTGGATTTGGGTTGCGGAAATGGCTGGTTTGCATATTTCTTATCCAATGAACTGGATTGCCATGTTACTGCATTGGATATTAATGAAAAAGAACTGATACAAGGAATACGGGTTTTTGGCAATACTGCAAAAATCTCGTTTGTTTACGGAAATATCTTTGAAGATATTTTGCCAAAATCTAAATTCGATGTTATTTTACTTGCAAGTTCAGTCCAATATTTTTCGGATTTAAATCAACTTTTAAATCAACTAAAATACTTACTACCTGTTGACGGTGAAATTCACATTATAGATAGTCCTTTTTACAGCAGAGATAACATCATTTCAGCCAGGAGCCGAACCCGGGACTACTATAATTCTCTTGGCTTTCCTGAAATGAGTGACCATTATCACCACCACACTTTCGATTCATTTCAGGGTTTCACGGTAGAATATTTACAGCTAACTGGCAGCCTGTTTCAACAAATTCGCAAAAGGATATCAGCAAGGTTTCGACCGCCATTCCCCTGGATAAAGTTGACAGTAAATTCTTAATAGATTTGGAATATGAAATTTTCATGACGTTAAAATGAAACAGCCGAATCAAACATTTAATCAACCAATGCGCCTGCGAATTGCTGTAATTATCCCGGGTTTTCCTGCAAGGAACAATGATTGGTTTTTGCCTTCAATATCCAAGTTGCAGGTAGAACTAAAAAAATATGTAGATATTACGGTTTTCGCTTTGAGCCATCCACGCAGCAATGAATCGTATGAATGGCAAGGCCTTCCCGTTCAAAGCTTTGGCGCCTGGCGCAGAGGCTCGTGGTTGCCGGTTAGTTTGGTCAGTTTAGTAAAACAGCATGCCAAAACCAAATTCGATTTGATTCATGCATATTGGGCAACTGAACCGGGGTTAGTTGGTACTTTAGCCAAACGAATACTTGGCATACCTCTGCTTATTACCGGCCTGGGAAGTGAGTTTGTAAGTTTACCGGAAATTAATTATGGCGCTCAACTAAAGTGGCGCTGGCGGCGTCTTCTGCCTTTCGTACTGCGCAATGCAGATGGCATCATATATGGAAGCAAAGCACAAATGGAAATGTCGAAAAAAGTCAACGGTTTTGCTTCAGGGTCGAAAATACTACTGCCTATCGGTGCGGAAATTAAGTCGAATCACATTAAAGATAAAAAATCCCATAATATTCGGTTATTAACAGTTAGCAGTTTAATAGCAGTTAAAAATATCGGTATAATCCTGCAAGCCATGGTAAAGTTACCAAAAACTGTTACACTCAAAATTATTGGAGATGGCCCTCTTCGTAACGACCTCGAGGAATTATCAAGAAATTTGGGTTTAAATGAACGGGTAGATTTCATGGGTTGGGTTCATCATGAAGAAATGTATAAGTATTACCATTCATCGGATATCCTCGTTCATGCGTCTGTGCATGAAGGAGAATGTTTTGCAATCCAGGAAGCGTTGGCAGCCGGCTTGCCTGTTGTAAGCAGCAACGTAGGCATTGCCAGGGATGTTGTAATTCCAGGTACGAATGGTTTTTTATTCGATCCTAAAAAGCCTGGTGAGTTAACAGGGGCAATAAACAAATTTGTGTTCCATCCGGAGCTTTGTCAAAGTTTTGCTACCGCAAGCCTGGCAATCGCTCAAGAGAAATTGAATCGATTAAAACAAGTGCCAAAGTTGATTAATCTATACACTAAAATGGTAGGTAAAAAAGCATGATCATTCTTTTCAACCCGAAAGTTTGCGGACCCGGCGCTCGACGTTTCCCGCTATCGGTAATGCATATTGGTGCGATCCTGAAAGATGATGAATATGTTATCGTTGATGGAAATATCGATCCATCTCCCGTTAAAACAATCTCTAATCTATTGACTTCGAGAGACGATGTGGAGCTCATTGCCGCCACGGTGATGCCGGGACCCCAAATTGGAAATGCTGTACCGCAATGTAAGGAGTTGAAAAAACGTTTCCCCACTATTCCCATGATGTGGGGAGGTTACTTTCCCTCCATGCATACTGATGTGACTCTACAGTCAGGTTTTGTAGACTTTGTCGTGCGTGGACAAGGTGAGCAAACACTGGTAGAGTTTTTAAATATTTCTAGGAATGGCGGTCAATTTGAATCGATCAAGGGTCTCTCGTTCAAAAATGGCCGGGAAATAATTCATAATCCATCAAGACCCATGGTCAGCCCCAATGAATTTCCATGCCGGTTGCCCTATCACAAAATAAAGCCGGACTATTATTTGTACGGTTCATTCTTAGGTAAACGAACTGCTGTACATCATACAAGTATGGGTTGTCCTTTCAGTTGCAATTTTTGTGGAGTTATTTCGGTTTATGGCAGCCGTGAAAAAATAGCATCACCAGCTCGAACCGAGCAAGCGCTCACCTATCTAAAAACTAAATTTCATATCGATTCGATCTTGTTTTTCGATAATAATTTTTTCCTTGCCGAGGATCACGCGATTGAATTGTTTGATCGAATGATGCCATTAGGAATCAAATGGTGGTGTGAAGCCCGCATAGACATTCTGTTACGTTTCAGCGATTCAACCTGGAGAAAAATGCGTGATGCCGGCTGCAAAATGATCTTCTTTGGCGCCGAGTCTGGCTCTAACGAGTCACTACGCGATATGAAGAAAAACCAAACCCGGGAACAAATTGTAGAAATGGCCCAACGTGCTAAACGATTTGATATTATTCCGGAGTTTAGTTTTCTATTCGGTAACCCAAGAGATCCGCTAGGCGATGCGTTGCAAACCATCGATTTGATTTACCAGCTCAAGCAAATCGACCCCAGGTGTGAAATAATTATTTATCATTATACCCCAACACCACAACAGCGGGGCTCGTACGGTGATATCGATGCCCAAAACCCATATCCAAATAAATTGGAAGACTGGGCAACCCGGGAATGGATTAATTTTGCATCCCATCACAATCCTCAAGTGCAATGGCTTAAAGGAGA is part of the candidate division KSB1 bacterium genome and harbors:
- a CDS encoding integration host factor subunit beta, whose translation is MTIKITVTKRDIVRRVARQVDEKLPLAEKVVSALFTILREVMAEADPEVRIEIRDFGVFEVKTTKAKPKARNPKTGESVYVPPRRKTHFKPEKLLKKELKTSLNNIGVFCNSLHDGMT
- a CDS encoding DUF3179 domain-containing protein translates to MLRQKMKPIVLLAWIFLLSCTDSSTGPAGPTVESRDGKFFIVDRTGKSWDVTHAKEKYNMDPFAFQFGLGPFAITPLLNPEMLAPGDPGYPEVPSPFMVLGVSLANDPRAYPIRVLSWHEIADEVFGETHVAVAY
- a CDS encoding DUF3179 domain-containing protein, with the translated sequence MAAVYSREIDDKVLTLSASGWTFDNTFVLFDYETESLWYHLPGEVGLTCISGQYADRKLAEFPSTKTRWNTWRDAHPTSKFLK
- a CDS encoding glycosyltransferase family 4 protein, which produces MRIGIDATSLPICPAGAGRYLCNLISNLAKVDANNEYFIFLKRRDFYHFSNLSGNFDLIGLPNFSRIPRIAWEMGRPKYFSKKMGLDVWHSPHYVAPIGFVNTRLVVTIHDLTFFLFPQLYSFSRRFSFQKFINQAVNHADALITVSQSTQNDLTSLFPQAEAKTTTIHSGIEPYPNNGYSIEQKSRTKNYLTDGYPYILFVGTLDRRKNIPLLISAFSELVQNKGITHHLVIVGQAGNDLNCVRREIQSARLENRIHLTGYVNEKKLQSLYRGAELFVCPSMYEGFGFPVLEAMAYGVPTLCSDVGATAEIASWPGMRFEPGDKKQLITKMAGVLFDVRFREDLIQKGLARAGDFSWENTARKTVDLYEQVGVKRSYKTYDRSFHGSKKTGKNIPGSSYASPTGIREAILQTLLFSDLFDYPLTLEEIHRDLIAYPASAKSIQKELESELLKKEIQFFDCYYFLKGRQNLVSLRLQKKDKTKKLLQKYRRTLRRICSFPFVKAVALTGTIAFENVNGNDDIDLVLIVDGRRTWITYLMLVLFLKVIGKRNIMCINYLEGYSRPTLPEQNFFTAHQIAHLCPISGNGEFVHYWQANNWIYDFLPHAGLTGVNDGFFNIQKSRVSKFLKMMLSNPFFDRLENFVYRNYSKRIRTITAELQNSRIWIDRQRIQLFTNDHQERIMTKFNKRILSH
- a CDS encoding B12-binding domain-containing radical SAM protein, which encodes MPDVIIGQSYFLRFDPKLWEAKQPYPPLGSLYAASYLEKKGYDVAFFDAMLAESESDWQDALRKYQPRYAVLFEDNFNYLSKMCLLRMREAAFQMCKMAKNVGCVVIVCGSDATDHPGKYFAAGADYVLRGEGELTLGELLDELSGRTTTGIHQIKSLFWPNGNSGLNQSDPRPVLKDLDTLPFPAWEKIDLDRYRKTWIKNHGYFSMNMVTTRGCPYHCNWCAKPIWGQRYNSRSPLNVVEELAWLKENYHPDHIGFADDILGLKPGWIEEFADLVESHKVHTPFKSLNRADLLLRSDTIPSLKRAGCQTCWIGAESGSQKILDAMEKGTTTEQIHEAAKQLHEIGIKVGFFLQFGYPGETWQDIEKTMQMVRDCKPDDIGISVSYPLPGTKFYDLVKDQLGTKQNWQDSDDLAMLYQGPYSTAFYRKLHTVIHKNFRRQLARENLKAAYHSPQKLNMNYFRKIGRIAFNSLTLPFDEFGLQRLKKQSGIS
- a CDS encoding methyltransferase domain-containing protein, which codes for MVELTKQLVKVEEAFSRQSNHYDEVEKDNLVLQWMREQVRNHALSYVQTGQHILELNAGTGLDAVFFANNGCRVHAIDISEGMLNQLRKKVDLLKLHHRITVQKCSLTELENINHSQFDFIFSNFGGLNCVPDLTLVTKSILRLLKPGGFVTIVIMPKFCPWELALIFRGKFKTAFRRLRQNGALAQIEGVQFMAYYFSPRQVIRAFGQEFKIINLQGLASISPPPYMEKFPKRYPRLYRTLTAFDQLFSRITPFNKWADHFILTMQYNPN